TACAATTCCAATCATCAGATACTTCTTGTTGACTCTGCTGTGGACCTGGCAAACGAACTCAAGGAAATGGGCAAACCCGTTCGCCTCTTAATTGTTGACTCCCTTATGGCTCACTTCAGGGCTGAGTATGTCGGAAGAGGAACCCTTGCAGACAGGCAGCAGAAACTCAACAAACACATGCACGGCCTTCTCCGCTTCGGAGACCTGTTCAACGCCTGTGTTGTTGTTACAAACCAGGTTATGGCAAAGCCCGATGCCTTCTTTGGAGACCCCACAAGGCCAATCGGAGGGCACATAGTCGGGCACACGGCAACCTTCAGGCTTTACCTGAGGAAATCCAAAGGAGAAAAGAGAATTATACGCCTCGTTGACTCGCCCAGCCTCCCGGAAGGAGAAGCTGTTGTTGCAGTAACCACAGCTGGGCTTACTGACCAGTAAACCTGGAATCAAACTCTGATCAAAATACAATCAGAATACGATCAGGATACGATTAGAATACGATTAAAATAAGATTAGAATAAGTAAGGATCTGTGATCAGAATACGATCAAAATACAATCAGAATCGAATAAGATCAGAATCGAATAAGATCTTATTCTGATCAACACGCCTGAAACCCAATCCACACTTAAAGAGCAATTAATGGGGGAAGCATTTTATTCCTCCATCCCCATATTTTTTTAATGAAATTTAAAGCTCTGGTCATTGACATTGACGGGACAATTACCTGCAAGAACAGGGAACTCCATCTCGGTGCTGTCAAAAAAATGCGCACCCTTAATGTCCCTGTAGTTCTTGCTACAGGCAATATCCTGTGTTATGCAAGGACAGCATCAAGGCTCATCGGGCTTGGAGGAGCTGTGATTGCTGAAAATGGGGGAGCCGTTACTGTCCGCTATGATGTGAATGGCATTTTTGAAGGAAGCCTGGAAGAATGTGAAAAAGCCTTTTCTTTCCTCTCTCAGCATTTCAAGCTCACAAAACTCGACCCCACGTACCGCAAGACCGAGATCGCTCTCAGGCGGGACTTTGACCTTGAAGAAGCCAGATCCCTTCTCGAAACCCAGCCCTTT
This window of the Methanosarcina mazei S-6 genome carries:
- a CDS encoding phosphoglycolate phosphatase; translated protein: MKFKALVIDIDGTITCKNRELHLGAVKKMRTLNVPVVLATGNILCYARTASRLIGLGGAVIAENGGAVTVRYDVNGIFEGSLEECEKAFSFLSQHFKLTKLDPTYRKTEIALRRDFDLEEARSLLETQPFDIELVDTKYAIHIKSIKINKGIGLQKLAGMMGFEAEDFVAIGDSANDAEMFEAAGFGIAVANGDERVKEVANYVTEASFGDGAVEAIEFLESNGWI